The Naumovozyma dairenensis CBS 421 chromosome 2, complete genome genome segment GCCGTTATACTATTAAAAGAATGTTTCCCATCTAACTTGGAATTGTTACATGGTCATTTCCGCAGATATTGCAGAGTTTTGAAAGAGATTGATTCGTGGGCACAAGGTCCCTTAATTGATTTGTTAGCCAAGTATTGTAAACAATATTTACCAAGGCCAATGATTATAGACTGCTCTTCAGAAGAGGATGGTTCTGCAAAACAGATTCCATTACCAGATAATTGTTCTGAAATTCCATTCATGGCCTATAATGTTTCATATGATCCCGATTTGTCActttttcttgataatttgaaaacgCTAATATATTCGCCGAATCCAATTGTAATATTGGCATGTTGCAATGCgtattttcaattaagTGTGCCCAGTCACATGATAAATTCTAAATTCCCTGATGCGTTAGTTAGATCATATCTTTGTTCTTCCAACGCAGGACTAAAAGATACAATTTTACAATCCATTATTTACCTCTCTGCCTTAGAACCTACATTATTCCAATCTCACTTAACGCAGTTCTTTTTATCTCCAattaacaacaataacataGGAATATCGTCATTAAAATTGCGAATCCTTTCCAATTTAGTAAATGCTACTAACGTTAAAGGCATTGTAAAGGAATTACAACattatatcatatcatttaattcgaaaaaatattccaaaataataattgaatCATCAAATGCGTTAGCTAAATGTGGTCAACTTTCTACAAAATTAGAAACCTACATAATGAATTGGTTCATTGAACTAATGGAAGATGAATGTACGAATTTAAAGCCATCAGTGTTAGATGTCATTGTAAATATAATTCGTCAATTAGTTCAAAATGAACCCAGAAGGCATCTAGCtgttattttgaaattatcgAATGTACTAAATACTCAAAAGACAGCATTAGCAGATAATGCACGCGCTGGTATAATATGGTTGTTTGGTGAAATTGCAGGAATATGTTTTGATATTTGTCCTGATTTGTTAAGACAATTGATACCGAATTTTGTTGATGAAGGAGTGGAATCAAGAGGTcaaatattgttatttgctgcaaaattattatcatatgATATcgataaatttaaagagAGCCATGGTTTAGAAGTAGAATatgattttaaaaattcaagaatttcaCAAATGTTTAATGCAGTTCTTTTCTTCTGTAAAGTGGATGATGAATTCGATGTTAGAGATAGAGCAAGATgttttgaatcattattcaattcgaagaaatttgaaattgcttcgttattattacagGCACCTAAGCCGTTACCGTTATATTACTCACAAATGAACGGTACACGACCTGGGCAGAATAATGTGAATTTACCATCGTCTATTGTGGGACTTGatcaagaaattcaaaactactgtaaatatattccttGGACCTACACCGCTtctgaagataataatacagcAGCTGAAGAAGGAAGAGAAGATATTAGATCGGAATCGCCTGTGAAGGATTATTCTAGATACAAGAAaagtttttcttcttcctcattTATTAGTAAatcctcttcatcatccAGAGCGTTTGCTTCTTCGAATATACATGGGATTACTAATGGGATTGACCAACTTGATCTTAAGAAAGAGGGTTCAGATACCATAACACTCAATACTGTGCCCTttaataagaaatataaattaCAAAGTTTAGATGAATTCTTCCAAGATATACCTGAGAAACCAAAACCCAGactaaagaaaaaaatcatcattcaagaagaagaggaagaggaagaggaagCGGAGGAGgacgatgaagaagattctGATGAGAGCGGGACTTCTAGTGATGACGgtgttgatgatgatgacacTGATGACACTGAGAGTTCGAGTGATGAAGATAGttcaattgatgaagaattacatCCATAATGGTGATTTTGATGTTACGTGCGAATGtcgatatatatatataaatatttagacGTTAAAAAAGACGAGATAGATATagaaaacatttttttttagttattaaaaatatataaggtatttatcattaagaAAAAGGGGAAtggaaaacaaaaattattatagaAGTATCTATAAATATTAGTACACAAAAAAAGTTCCTTATCATTAAGCGGAACGAAGAACATTAACAGGcagaaattatttttatctttttctttttattactttttcgcttttattttttgttttgttttgttttggaATATAATCACAGGCATAAATTACTTATTGGGGATAGAAACGGGAAGTAAAAACGGGGTATgcttcttttcttcaatacaTGTATCTAAATTCAGGATTCATGTCacttaatttttcatcataaGGAATAGGTTCATTCATCGATTGATAATGATCAATGATAGcttctttccttttattttctcttctATATAATAAGAATTGGATAACAGTCattataattgataaaatttgGAAACCTAAACAAAGAGAAAGACCTTTAGTATATTTTGGTTTATCACTTGCAACGAAGATTTGACCAGAGACTAAACCAGAACCAGAAcccaaaaataaattaatcCCCAATGCAGTTGctcttttgaaataattaCCATTGTTACCACTTAACCAGAGACAATTACAAGCAGCATTAACGTAGATCCCCATACAAAGGATATAAACACCGAAATATCTAACACCATGTACTTGAGAGCCCAGGACAATAGAGATACCAGTTGCTGTAGTGATACAAGCGCCGATAATAAATGGTGATCTTAATCTTAAATGATCTGACCAAACAGCACAACCAAAGAAGACAAAAGCTgttaagaaatatatagGGACAGTCATTAATTGAGCTCTAACGTTAGTGAATCCCATacttgtaataataattggtAAGAAGACAGTCAACCCAAAAGTAGTTAAATCTATACCAAATAATGCAACAGCAGAAATCCAAGTCTTGATATCTTTAATAGCTAATTTAACTTGGAACCAATCGAATTTTTCATCGGGATCAAAAGTATTCATAGTCTTGTATCTATCTACAATATATTGACTTT includes the following:
- the APL6 gene encoding AP-3 complex subunit beta (similar to Saccharomyces cerevisiae APL6 (YGR261C); ancestral locus Anc_5.45); amino-acid sequence: MVDSVNPIASVLESARTITMDAAAVASSKLGESSYTQYSKKITPKQLRTMLNSRNTRDLKDAMKRIISLMASDDTSTDLSSYFADVVKNITSNDIKIKRLICIYLLRFAEREPNLTLLSVNSLQKTISDTNPEVRCFAIRSLSDMKIASLNPMILYTLKTSVTDPSALVRYEVAFALLKLFKNDEEEGEFREEISNLLKDLLADADPRVISGAVILLKECFPSNLELLHGHFRRYCRVLKEIDSWAQGPLIDLLAKYCKQYLPRPMIIDCSSEEDGSAKQIPLPDNCSEIPFMAYNVSYDPDLSLFLDNLKTLIYSPNPIVILACCNAYFQLSVPSHMINSKFPDALVRSYLCSSNAGLKDTILQSIIYLSALEPTLFQSHLTQFFLSPINNNNIGISSLKLRILSNLVNATNVKGIVKELQHYIISFNSKKYSKIIIESSNALAKCGQLSTKLETYIMNWFIELMEDECTNLKPSVLDVIVNIIRQLVQNEPRRHLAVILKLSNVLNTQKTALADNARAGIIWLFGEIAGICFDICPDLLRQLIPNFVDEGVESRGQILLFAAKLLSYDIDKFKESHGLEVEYDFKNSRISQMFNAVLFFCKVDDEFDVRDRARCFESLFNSKKFEIASLLLQAPKPLPLYYSQMNGTRPGQNNVNLPSSIVGLDQEIQNYCKYIPWTYTASEDNNTAAEEGREDIRSESPVKDYSRYKKSFSSSSFISKSSSSSRAFASSNIHGITNGIDQLDLKKEGSDTITLNTVPFNKKYKLQSLDEFFQDIPEKPKPRLKKKIIIQEEEEEEEEAEEDDEEDSDESGTSSDDGVDDDDTDDTESSSDEDSSIDEELHP